The nucleotide window tctcttctcccctcctcctctcttctccccttctcctctcttctcccctgcctcctcctcctctcttctgcagtggccGCCGGCGGGGGCCGTGGCCGTCGACGGGGGAGGTGGCCGCTGAGGGGGGCGCGCAGGCGGGGAGGTGGCCGCCAAGGGGGCTGGCGCGGGTGGTGGAGGCTGGGCGGGGGCGGTGGAGGTCGGGTGGGCAGTGGAGGGCGGGCGGGGGCGGTGGCCGcggcgcgcctcctcctcctctcttctacaGTGGCCGCCGGCGGGGGCGGTGGCTGCCGGTGGGGGAGGTGGCCGCCGAGGGGGGCGGCACGGGGGGTGGAGGCCGGGTGGGGGCAGTGGCCGCCAGCGGGGCGCGCTGTTGCGGTGCTGGGGCCCACGTGGGGAGGCAGCCCGGGGGCGCCGGCCGGCGAGGGGCCGCCGCacggggaggcgcggtggccggcgATGTGCGGAGGCGCGGGCCGGGGCGGAGGCGCGGGTCGGCGATTTGCCAAGTttacacatgtggagatgtcctggtttgtgagcatcgtatgtgacaacgtggtcgaaactttttcaaattttttccacggcatacgcatacgatatggcgacaactcgacaagtttcaagattttcggaattcgttcgcattttttacaattaaaaaaccactcccacgcaagttggcggcgttgccccatgagcacgttgatcgaaattttgaGACAGTttttggatttagcctaaatttacactaagaaacatggataacattttttgaacgaatgtaatccattattcgatgcacctgcagttcaagcttacattttctagaaaaattcaacaaaacaaaataaactatagaaatatgccaaaggGCAAtaaaaatgtcccaaatttaaacatgttgtttgcggtagtgtactaaagcttcaaaaaaattagtggcaaaaaaccaaaaaaatatattttggcactcggcaaaataaattctttgccgagtgccaaacggggggcactcggcaaagaggacgccgctggatgccgttagGCCCCTACCGATCTTTGGCGAGTGTctcactcggcaaagacagcctttgccgagtgcaggtctttgctgagtgcggcgctcggcaaagcagatctttgtcgagtgcccgaaatttggcatcagcaaagatttttgcactcggcaaatcacgtgttgCCTGTAGTGCATACTTGTACATCTATATCGACAAGATGTACACACTCTCATTTATATTTAAAAACATTTGCTTACATCGATCCATTTATTATTCTTTTATTGTTGTGGGTAGTGACAGTACCAAGGCCAAAGTGGGGTGTAATGCAAATGTCTGGAGCGATTGCGGCTATGGAAGTTGAAGTTTCTACTCTTATAGCTCATACGAGATGCTTCTGATCTTTGTAGACTCAGTTGCTGAACATGGCATACTCTCTGGTTTTCTTCCCGTCAAGTTTGCTGGAGAAAACAACCTTAGCAATCTCGTCCACTCTCAGAGTCTTGTATTTGGTGAGCTCTCCTCCAACTATTTCAGATAGTGGACCCACACTCATATCAAACTTTGGGTTGTGAAATGCAGTAATAGACACCCTCTCCTTGTGCGGATTAACCGTGACCCTGTGCTCAATGCTCTGGTACTTCCCATTTGTCAGTATCTACAAATAATAAGAAGTGCTTGTTAATATATAGCTGACGGTCACATATAATTAGAGTGCGGGGAAAAGTCCTTTTTAGTTTTCATGATCTCGCAAAATCTCTAATCTGATGTTATTCAGTATGAACAACATAGAAgtaagaaaagaaaagataacACACACTTGATGTGGCTAGCTCATCGATCAATAATCGTTGCGTACCTCAAGAAAGTCGCCAACATTCACGACCAGTGCTTTGGAGTGGGGTTTTATTGGCACCCATGCACCTTGTCTCTTAATCTGGAGCCCTTCTATCTCATTCAGCTCCCATACCAGTGTCAGAAGAGAAATGTCGGAATGTGGTGGAAACCCTAAAATCTTATCATGAGCAACCGGGCATGCAGGGTAGTAAGTCATCCTTAATGCCTGACTGGAGTATGTATCTCTGATTTTGTCGAGATCAACACCTAGGTTTTTGGCGATCGCCTGCACGAGCGAGCGAGTTACCCTCATCACCTCAGAGGAATAGGATTCAATGGATTCCCTGTTGCATTAATTGAAACAATTCATAATAATTCGTGGTGATGCTTGTAAGTCTTGATTAGTGTATATGTTGAACATCATGGACGTGCATGCAGATATCTAATTAAGATACTTACCTGAAGTTAACAGGAGTTGTAGGCCATGGTCTCATGTCACGCTCGTGAGGTGGCTGCGTCACCAGGTAAAGCCTGTCACACCAGTCCAGGGTTTGATGCTCCGACTGAACGAATGCATGGCCGTAGCCTTGGAGGTCTCCAGGCAGCTGACCAAATTTGTTCTTCTCGTCGAGGGGAAGTCTGAAGAAGTACTCCACGTTGTTCCTCAAGTTTTCAAGAACTGTGTCCGGAATTCCGTGGCTTTTCACCTGTACACGGTGTAAGTGTACCGATCGACTCATTTCATTGTTCATTGTAGAAAATTAATTATTGTGAGATTAGGTAAAGTGGGCCTGCCAAACATTAAAATAAAATAGACAAACAACACtagttgaaaaaaaaagaaatcatcATAATCGATGTCAAACGCATTACCAAACTGTACACATTTTGTGGTGCTAATTTATTAGGGAGTTGTCATGATGCTAATTTACTTGGGAGTTGTTATGGGTATCATATCATCCGAAATCTTTTTCGATGTGCTAATGGAGATGAGGCAGGTACGGGGTATCTGACCAACTCAGCAACTGACTCCACTTGTCAAGGGAAAAATAATATCAATGATAGTATTATTATAACTACAAAGAATTGGCATGTGTTTGGACACATGAATTACAGGGTCTAACTTGCCTCTGTGGGCAAAAAATGCCATGACAAAATAACAAGAATCCAAGAGAACAAAAGGATATATATGGAAATGGAAAGTTTTGGCTTCTTTAGAGCGTCTCAAAGAGTTTCCAAAATCCACTTCCAAATCTaaattttttggcaagattgataAAAGTTGCTGTCCAATAGCTCCCTATCTCAACTCATAATCTTTCTACACTCGGGAAAAACAATCCAATCGCCCGGATAAATACGCGCGCGTATCTATCCGGGTGAAAGGATGTGGAGAAGAATAAAAGGTAGAAAAGTATAAATTGGTTAGGATGATTTAGAAATAGTCCGGGATTCTTGATGTAAAATtctcttctatattttaggatcGAGATTTTAGAAACTATTGGAGGAACCCAACAATAAATATGCTCCCAACTTTTTCAAGCTACATGAAAAACTCATTCATTTATTAATTGCTTTTTtagaactattggagatgctcttactacGGCTTTCATTGGAATAAAAAAGGCAAAGGGATAGATCTATATATTGTATCgttaaaataaagaaaatattttttttttttgcatttgctCTCAGTGCACGGTTGAT belongs to Miscanthus floridulus cultivar M001 chromosome 4, ASM1932011v1, whole genome shotgun sequence and includes:
- the LOC136551661 gene encoding 2-oxoglutarate-dependent dioxygenase 11-like, with product MESKQSTEGKWSHGESIPVKNVQALAESAAELTLEAIQRYIRPDSPNDMVALALHGESIPIVDLGRLLDSQTSQQEAAVLKSACEEWGFFQVKSHGIPDTVLENLRNNVEYFFRLPLDEKNKFGQLPGDLQGYGHAFVQSEHQTLDWCDRLYLVTQPPHERDMRPWPTTPVNFRESIESYSSEVMRVTRSLVQAIAKNLGVDLDKIRDTYSSQALRMTYYPACPVAHDKILGFPPHSDISLLTLVWELNEIEGLQIKRQGAWVPIKPHSKALVVNVGDFLEILTNGKYQSIEHRVTVNPHKERVSITAFHNPKFDMSVGPLSEIVGGELTKYKTLRVDEIAKVVFSSKLDGKKTREYAMFSN